The Brassica oleracea var. oleracea cultivar TO1000 chromosome C7, BOL, whole genome shotgun sequence sequence TTCAGCTTCAGATTGTCCAACAACGTAATCAGGAACTGCAAAAAAAAAAAAAATAATAAATAAATCATGAAATCTATAATTGCTGTATGCATACAGAATCCATGAGAACAAATCAAACATCTAGTAGCATAGGATTCTGCTTATGGATTATAGATTCTACAATTAGAACTATCTCTCAACCTAATCGCAATGAGAAGAACCTAATCAATTTGATTCGGGAACCCTAGAATGTAGCAGAAGCAGCGATTGATTTGCGAAAGAGGAAATTGACCTTGACGGAGAGTACGAGGGATGCCGACGCAGCGAGGGTTCTTGTCCTTGGATTTGAGAGTGGATGAGTAGTAAAGGTATCCTTTGCACGACCTTCCTTTCGCAAGAGATCCTCCCCCTCTCTGTTCCGATTTCTCTTCCATCACCGTGCTATTCACTTCTCCGCTAGAGCCTTCGCTCATCGTTAACCTCTCTTCCTTCTTGATCGCTTTCGAAGTTTTGTCCTCTATGTTGTTTAGCTCATCTTCAAGCTCATTCGTCCGATCTGTTTTCTCCGGAAACTCTTACGGCGGTGCCCTCTTGTTTGTAATAATGCTAGCAAATAAAGTAAATGGGCCTAGGTCCATTAAGATAACAAATTGACTCGAGAGAAAAAAAACTAAACGATCAAACGGCTGCGTATTCGTATTGGTAAAGGTTTATACCAAAGCTATGAATACAAATGATATTTATAAAATTTTAGATCAAATAAATAAATAAAAATATTATTAAAAATAAAATTTTAAAAAATAATAATAATAAAAATAGATTAGGCGGCTAGGCGGAAAAAATAGGATATAAATATCAAATTTTTAAACCAATTTGGCATAAATCGGCCTGGAAAAATGACGCGTACGTAACACCTAAGCGACCGATTTTTAGAACAGGGTATGAAAGCGAGCAAGACCGACATAAGTTGCAAAGACTTCTAAATGGAAGTTATACACAAAGCTTTGATAATTACTTAAACATGGGCTAATGAGGTACAAAAACTTTGGTGTTACCAAAAAGGATGCTCGAAATGTCCTAAATAAACAAGTTACAGAAAGGATGTTTGACATGTTAACTAAACAGATAAATACACAATACAAAGAAATGAGAATCAGGGGTGCCAAAAACTACAAGAAGCACCCTTTTTGCAGTTTCCACTCTCATAGAACTTACATATCTTTAGCCCTTTGGGCGGATGAGCTGTGTATGAACCTGATCCATGGTCATACCCATGCCTACTGCTGTTTGGCCATTGCCGATTATTATGACTGTTGTTGTTGACGCTAGTGTTGTGACCGTTGTTCCACCATTGCCGGTCTCTGCTATGCCCACCGGATCTTCTTTGATGACTTCCATTTCCACGTGGGCTGCGCTCGGTGTTTCCACGTGGTGAGTCATGTAATGATGATGACCTGGGGCTCGGTTCCAAACTCACTCCTGAAAGGGACTTGGGGAGCCTCTCGACCGATCCAGCTTTAACTGTGGTTTCTGATCCCAGTCTAAGAGCTGTTGTCGTCAGAGTCAGGTCCTGACTAACTGAAGACGGCGCTGGTGGTGCAAAGAGCAGGAGCTCCGGACCAGCGGTTCCACAGTGGTTGAAGAGAGTGTTGTCTTTTGATTCTGTGCCCATTGAGCTTTTTCCCGTAGAGACATTGTCAAGAATACTCGGCTGAGAGGTATTCATTCTGCATGATTCAGGTGTGAGGGACATGCGTGCGACAGGGTTAAAGAAATCTTTTTCTGGCCCTTTTGTCAAATCATCGTCGTCATAGTGAAATGTTGAGGTGGGTGAAGAGGGCAAACCGTTCTGTTCCATCGCTTCAACTTCGGCTAATAGATCCGAAACTGATTCATCACACTCGTCCGGGTCAGCCACAATGGCTGGCCACCCAGATGAGTGAGCCACTTGGGTGTTGTCTGAAGTCTGAGTAGCTGTGGCATGATCAGCTGCCAAATCAATTGGCTTCACAGACGGTGCAGCTGAAACAACAGCATTCTGATGTGTTACTTGAGGAAGCTGTCCTCCAGTGACCATAACACTCGAAGTGGTGGTAACAGCATCAGTGGTAGTTGTGGTGGTGGTGCTCCATGTGACACCAGATGTTCCTTTGACCAGAACACAAGAAGACAGAGACTGAATAGTCTCTGCCGCTTGAGCTTCCAAGTCTTCAGGGACATGGATTTCTTGGTTAAGGTTTGGTGCGTGAACAGAACCACCGTTTGTTCCTTCTTCTACAGTCTTACCATCTGCCCCTGAAGTTGCTCTTGCGTCAGGCGAAACCACATGTCCTGGAACCACAGACATTGATGCTGGACAACTAACTTGAGGCTGGGAACGAACGGAATTACCATCTTTAACTTTTCCAGAGCAAGGTAAAAGAGTCGCAACTTGTTTCTCTTTTGGATCGTTAGGAAGGGCACTGACAGTAGAGGACGAAGAGGAGGCTGCACTGTTGCTGACTGGCGTAAGGTTCTTCTGAAGACAGTCCCCGTCCACGCCAGTGCGTCCCGAGTCGTGCTGAGATAGTTTTAGTTCTTGGGGAAGCAAAGAGGAACTCGGCGAAGTAGTTGCTTTATCAAATCTTCCGGCAAGAGCTTCAGTCAGAAGTACAGACTCATCTTGGTTCTCATGCGCTTTCCATATCCTAAGATAAGGGGGGAAATGACCAGAAGATTTCCATCTGCGGAGCTGCCCCATAGAAAACGGTCCCTGGGTCTTTCCGGTTGGATCTCGATAATGCCATATTTCACTCTCCTCATCATCTTTACCACTTTCCTGTAGTACCCAGAAATGAAGGTATATGACTTGAAACCAATACTAAAAAAACATATGAGAGGTTACATTGCAAACAGAGTAGGATGTGTGGTCAAACCTGGATATCTGATGAGTTGTTGTGGACCTTGGAACAATCATCTTTCTTAGTAACATTCACGGCCTTTCTGCTTCGCAAAACTGGAGCATCATATTTTGTCTGCGCATTATTTCCCAACTTGTTCAGGATATTCCCTTTTTTCTTCGGACCTTTACTTGGAGCCTTTATGTGATTATCTGCAAATAGAAAACGTAAAAGATTGTAAATAGTATCCACCAATCAGGAATTTTTGTAAGAAAATGAACAATTAGCTTGTTCACATCCTAGGTTAAAGTGGGAAACCTTGTTTTCTCGTACCCAACACTGCATCTTCTGCTGATGGATGACTTGGATCCATGCTTGGATCCGTATGAACTTCTGGGACTTCCTGCAGAAGCCGCTGGCGATGCTCAGGTGATTCTAGAAGCCCTAGCTTTTCTACACATTCTCTAAGCGTGGGAGATGGTTAAGAAATCAAGACTTTAACTTTCCATGCAATCACTCAGTGAAAAGTATCTTTCACATTTAAACGCAGACCAAACATCTAAATGGGAAGACCGAAGTACTTATCAAGCTATCTACTCAAACTAAATTATTCTTAGCCGTTACGAGTGGCATGGTCGACTCTTTAACGAACTATTTCATCAAAGACTCACTGAAAGATTCTATAACCAGTATCTGAAAAGGAAAATAGTGTAACCGAAGTGCAACAAATATAGTAAGGCAATCTCAAAAAGGATATTCCTTTCGATGACCCTTCTCACTGGCCTGATCACGGAGGTGTTTGACCTTTAATATCTCAGCTTCCAGAGCCTACATCGACAAAACATGAGTAAGAAGCACACCACAGTAAAAAACTAAGATCAGGGGATCTTTAATATATATATATACGTATAATATTTGCTTGCTTTTAATTAGCCTACCTCATTGATTCTCATGGCTTGCAGTGTTGTTGCCGTCTTCAAGATGTCACCCTGACACCGCAAAAAAAAAACATGAGTTTCCAAGTTAGGTAAAATATACAATTTCACGAGAAAATATCATGCGGGCGGTCTTACCACAGTCAAACGTTTATTGAGACCACATTTTATGCTCTGGCGTAGCCGTTTGCACTCGTCCTGAAAACCACAGTAATAGGTACATATAGGAGAAATTAAAACCTAACTACTAGGGTTACCTTATTAGTAGATGGGGTTTAAACCTTTTATTGACGAGCATAGAAAGGTAGATAAACTAATGTTTCAGAGAGGCTATATTTACCTCTGTGACATTTTGATCTGATAATTGATCAATCGAGATGACCTCTCTCTTTTCTAGATTTAGTATTTCTAGCATAACATCTGTAGTCTTTGCGCCAAGTTGGTAGGTTGCTGCTGCCTTGCTTGTACCTGTTAAATAACCACAAAAGCAGCTGAGATCTTACTATTAAAATTTTGGGTCACTAATTTCCCAATTTTCTTTCCTCAAAAAAGCATTAATATGAGCACTGATCAAATACCTACAACTTGAACGAGCCTGTGAATATCCAGCTTCTGGTCGCTGCCGGATACCTTAATTCTTAAAATTGTGCCTACCACCTTTTCGTGAACTTTGTTGATATCATCAAGTAGAGTCTCTAAGAATTTACGTCTCAAATAAATCAGGTTGATATTGTGAACATCAATCGCTGCATATGCATCCAGATTTTCGTTTTGTACCCTGCCAACAGTTTTCCTATGCATCTTGCGTCTTCTATCCCTAACCGGTGGATCATGACCAATATCTTCAACTACTTGGCTAGGAACAGCATGAGTAGTTTCCCCATTCGTGGTTTTCTCATCTTTAGGTTTCTCTTGGATAAGAAAGTGAGACTCAAGAAGCTTAAGCATTTCAATGTGACCCACTCGTTGCTTTCCAAACAACTTCACAAGCATTAGGTCACAAATAACTTGAGACTCCTGATGAGGATCCCTAAGATTTTTTTTGTTGATATAGTCAAGCAGAAGACCCTGCACGTCAAACTGAGAAATAACCGATGTATCGCCATTTCTCATGAACGACAAAAACTCGAGGAGTTCTTTTGTTGCCCAATTTGTATCTCCAGGACGCTTCTTTGGGGTATTACTTGGATTTTTGGCATCCAACTTGCTAGGTAAGGTGGATGAATCACTAGTCTTTCTTCTTTTTATTCCATTCTCTGCTGCATCTAAAGCTGAACTGCCTGAAGAATAAACATTGTTACGGGTATGATCATTTCGTAACTCCACTTTAGGAGCAGTGTAAGGAACCTCCTTCCAAGGATTATATGCTCTCATAAGCTCGTCGACAGTTAGAGACAGCTCTTCCTTCAGGCAAAGCCAATATACCTTGAACAGATACTCCCAACTGAGCTTGTCATCAAAATCCACCTTAACCTAATAAACAAGGAAAAACATTATGCCCGCGCACATTATGAAATAGTAAATAAAGAAGATAATACAAAAAGAAAAACACTCAAATTTCTTATAGAACGAAGTACAAGATTTCCTCCCTAAACAAGAAAAGTTACTCTTTTCCTTTGGCTTTATGCGATTATTTAAAAAAAAGACACCCAACATACCCTCTACTGCTCTTGCAAGAACTTATTAAATATGAAACCCTAAACCCCAAATCTCTAAAATTCCATGATATCAGCTTGTAACTGGTTGCTATGACAAAACCTATCGTGTTCGACGAGTGTCATGTGCATGGCAAAACTATATTCCTCCTAAGGTAATTGTGACAGGTGGTGAAAATCAATTCGCCTGAGCAAATTTTGCGGCTGAGAATTGAATGGAAACTATGGAATGTGGAGAAGTGTCTTACCGCTTGAACATCTCCTTGACCAATATTCTCAATTAACATTATTGGCTTAATGCATGTGCCACAAAGCCCCATGTTACCTCTCACAAACACATAGTCGGCATCAGCAACGCACCGCTTACAAACAGAAAAAGTGCATGTATAACACAAGTAACTGGAAGATTTCTGGCATTTACTGCATATGTGCCAACCTGTAAATGAATGAACGAAAACATCAGTTTTACGTCGCCATTTAAAAGATTTGAAATGACTCGCCTGTCAGAGATATCCACGTACCGCAGTTCCATTTAGCAGTTGTTCGAAAGAATGCCTCGTCTCTGTTAATACAAGCTGGATGGTATGCCTTGGGGCAGTTCCTGAACATCAATAAGTTATCAATAACACAAATCTCGTATCCAAAACCTCCTCATTAACACTGCCTCGTTGCTTCTTTACCAATCGATATGAGTCTAATCTATGGCATTAGCAAGCATGTGATCAAAAATAGCAACTAAAGCAATAAATATACAATTAAAAGCCAATCGAGTAACTAACTAATTCTCTTTTTCCGTTGTTAAACTCATCATCCAAGGCTCTAATCTCTATCAACGCATACTATCTAACACAATTGTCATCACTGTACACTAACAATCACTCACCGGCGATCACAGAGAACGAGGTCTCCGCCGTCGAAGCAAATGAAGCACACATCTTCTTCCTTGTCATCCTTCCGCGTAATCGGCGGCGGCGGCGGGGGCTGAGTTTGCAGCGGCGGCGGCTGAGTTTGCAGCGGCGGCGGCGGCGGCGGCGGCTGAGTTTGCAGCGGCAGCGGCGGCGTGGGCTGAGTTTGCAGCGGCAGCGGCGGCGTGGGCTGAGTTTGCAGCGGCAGCGGCAGCGGGGGTTGAGTTTGCAGCGGCGTCTTAGCATGTGCCTTCGGAGGCCGGCCCCGTTTTCGCTTCACAGGGGCCTCTTGCTCAACCGTCCCTCCCACCGTCGGGGCAGGCACAGAGAGAGCATCGATCTCCTCGCATTGATCGACTCTCATGAGATCGATCCCTCTGACCGAACTTTCTTCGCCGCGAGACGAAGCGCCTCGCTGGAGTTGCTTCTGTTGATTCTTCATGGCTAGTGAAGAATTCGAAGTAGATATGAGTAGTGGATGCAGATCAATTAGTGAAAGAGAAACCCTAATCTGACGGTTCTCTGGGGGAAGATGATGATGGAGAGAGAGTACGATTGATGTGTTTAGAACGAAGACTAGTGGGGGAAGTCAATAAAATGGACTCTCTCTTTTTTTTCGCGACTCATTTTTAATGGGTTTTAATGAGAAACCAATTGTTTTACTTCTTTCTGCTTATAGAAACTTTTTTTTTGCTAAACTTATAGAAACTTTTATTTTCTTTTCACATAATTTCTGCCTTATTCTAAATTTGATACTGTTTATGGATTTGAAATTAATTTATGAAATATAATGGTATAATTTATAGGTTAATATTGTTAATCTGGTATGACTAGCTTTACTGAAAATAGGCGGTGAAGTATTTTTCCTTTAAAATAATTTCTGCTTATAGGTTTTGTTTCTGAATTTACTACTATTTCTGGATTTCAAATTAATTTATACAATAGTATAAGGCAGAATTTATTGTTTAGTATTGTTAATTTGGTATGACTATGTTTATATATAAAATGTGGTGATTTGTCTCTGGTTTGAGATTTTATTCTCGGAACACAATGCATGAATAGTCAAATTAATCTCTACTATTCAAAGATTGTGTGTAGAAATGTTTGAAGTATTAATTTCCCATGTCTTGCTTTTCTTCACCTTTCACACAAATGGTAGTATCCCAGATTCCCAAACGACTTTGAAATAAAAGGTATGCCAAAATATATACCATGGAAGCCCTCTTGGTCTAATAGTTTTGACCAATGGTTCATTAATGATTTTATACCAGGAGATCCGAGTTTCAATTCTCGAATAAAACAGATTTATGCGAATTAAAGGAAAAATGACTTACAAAAGTCAGTCAGTCACCTGATGGAGAAGAATCCCATATTTTGTTTTTCCTTTTTACTATCTAAGTGTGTGGAAATTGCCAGCCTTGCGTTTATAAACTCCTCATCCAAATTTTAAAATAATCATTCATACCAAAGATGATTTGAAACACACAATAGAAGCATAAGATATTTCATTGTTTTGATCATAACTTCGCTCGCCACACTCACATGGCATTGTAGCCTTGTAGGTAGGCTTTGTAGCTTTGTTGGTCCATTGTTCACGTGCATGTTGGAGTTGCATTTTGCTATACATTTTTGAATAGATATCTTTTACCGAATTTTTTTATTTTTTATTTTTTGTAAACTGTCTTTTACCGAATTTGAACTAGGCATGGGCATTCGGAGTCCCAATCGGATTTCGATTTTATCCATTCGGGTTTTAGTTTTTCGGGTTTATCAAAATCAGCTTCATTCGGGTTATATAAAAGTTCGGTTCGGGACCGGTTCGGGTTCTATCGGGTTCGGGTCGAGGTTAGTAAATCTCCAAATAACCGGTATAACCCATTGTACTTTCGGATTCGGGTCCCAATCAGTTCTTCGGTTTAAAATACATGATTTGTACCTATTTTGTAACTAAAACATAAATGAAATCGGTTCTTCGGATTTAAAATACATGATTTGTACATATTTTAATAGCCAAAACATAAGTAAAATCGATTCAAAAATAAATAAAAACATCAAACGTGATCATTCGCAATCAAATGAAAGATAAACATAGTTAGTGATAGAAAGAAAACCAGATACATGAAATCATAAAACAAAAACTAAGTTCTCATGAAATGAGAAACATTATTCAATGAAAACAAAACCAAAATCTAAAAACTGCAGGCTTCAACCGCCACATTCCACCATCAACCTTCGTGTAATAGATAATTATTTTAGAAATTCAATAATATTTTAAAGTATTTTGGATACATATTAAGAATTAAGATCATATTTGGTAGAAGTTCTTTTTTGTGATTTTAAATGTTTCGGGTTCTATCGGATATCCATTTAGGTCCGGGTTTGGTTCGGATAATACCCATAACCCAAAATACCAAAAAACAAGATCCATTCGGTATTTATGTCGGATTTGGATCGGTTCGAATTTATTTTTATCGAATCGGATTCGGTTCGGATTTTCGGGTTCGGTTTATTTGTCCAGCCCTAATTTGAACCAAGAAAACAAATATTTTATCGAATTTGATATTTTCTCTAACATCCATCTTTTTGCAAGTAACATATCCACCCATATTATTTTTTTTTAATACGAATATTTGAAGTGCTGAAATACTAAATGTTACGTATTCAATGGAATTTTGGTATATGATACAGCAAAAGAAACCAAGTGATCCAAATAAGTCGTCTTGGCCTAGTGGTAAAAGGCTCACAGCTGTGAGTACCGTCTTGGGTTCGATTTTCTTTGGCCATCTGGGGCGTTTTAAGTGGTAAAAAAACGCGGATCTTGCGAGTCTCGTAGTGATTAGTCGTTGGGCCTAGAAAGCCTTTGGAATCATACTACGGTTATCAAAAAAAAAAGTCACGTGATGCTTTTATGTGAATTTTTTTCTAAATTTGAGTAAACTTTTTGAGGAGGGTCTAAATGTTAAAAATTATACCGACCGGATCAGTCAATAGAATATAAAAAAAGGAATTTGCACTCGATATACATAGGAACAAATTTTATTAGCTAAATGGACATGGCACTGTGTATTGTTTATTGTTTATTAATACCGAGACTAACCCTATTCAACCTCACATCACAGACACAACCTTTTGCTATTCACACATGCACCTTCCGTAATAATGATGAAATTCTTTGAAATCGCAACCGACAATACTTTCAGTTTAATGCAAAAACCAAAAGCACCAATTGAACATATCTTTTGTTTCGATATACTTTAGAGATCTCTTTCTCAGTTTCTCAGCTCTCCACAATCAAGTTTATTATCAAAATCAAAATGGTTGGTTCCCGGATCGTTGAGCTTCCTGAGAAGAAATTGATGTCCGGTGTCTAGTCGGCGTTCGTGGTGACCTCCCCCTTCCGGATACCGATCAACGTGACGGAATGGTTCTCGCCGGTGGTAGATGGTGGTATTTCTCTCTCCCCCTCGCGTTTTGGTTCGGTCTTATGTACGAAGGAGCCCTAGAAAAACTCTTTGCTCTGGTGGCTCGTCGGAGACTTTGCGGTTGATCTCTGTTAGAGGACGACGGAGACGCCGTCACGAAACCGCAAGTCAGTCCTCAGGGTCGGAGTTTATCTTTGCCGATCTAGAGAGTTTCGGGAGACGGCAGAGGGCTCATAAGGGATGACGGTTCCATGTGCTTCTTCTCCATCAGATCTGGTTTCATCTCTCAGCGCCTTGGTGGAAGGTAATACGTGGTGATTCGGACCTTGAGCAGCGTGAGATTTCAACCTCTTTGCAGCGGTGAGGGTTTGTGGAGTCGGTTCGTTTGTATCCGGCGAATTGGGGCTGCGAGAAAACTCCGTGGATGGCAGATTTGAAGGTTTCGGTGGTGGATCTGTGTAGGGCATGAACATCCCCGCCAGAGATACTTCGGAATTGGATAAAGGCGCCATCGGTGTTCACTGGAGGAGGGGACTCGCTCCCCTTGTGTCTTCTCACCTTCAACCTCTCTCTCTCCTTTTTGCTTAGATTAGGTATAAATGTTCTGTTTGTTTTCTGTAACCTAACGTTGTTGTTTTGCCGTGGTTGTAACTGTTTCGATGCCCTTTGGGGTTGATAATTAATGCAATTTTAATTTTTTTTTAAGAAAAGAAATTTAAACTAGGCTCAAATGGTGATCAATTGTTGACTGAACCGTAAAATCATCATCTCTCTATACATGGTTTTGTAAATATATAAAAATAATGCATGATCACCTAATTATCTTCTATGTTTTGGTTATTCGCCTGAATTGGCCTAAAAAAAAGTAACACCATTTGTTTTGTGTTTTTGGAGACTTATGATGTTATGGAACACAATTTATTACAAAGAATAACAAGTAAAAAAAGAGGATAATTAGCTAAAGGGAAAAATTCGAATAAACTTAGTTTTTTCAATCATTGATAGTCGTTTTTACGTATTATACTTAGTACCACCGGCTATGAGAAGAAACCATAGAAACATGTGCTTCCGGTCATGTTTACAATAAGTAAAATTTCGGCCATTCATTTAACAAAATCTTTAATTCATTTGATTTATGGATTGTAAATATTGTGAGATAAAAGATTTATTTTCTTAAATATTTTCTCAACTTTTTGTTATTTTTATAGTTTTTGGGATTCCCCCAGAATATTTAAGGACCAGACCTCAGTATACGGAGTAGTATATTATCCTCTAGTTCTTATGTAAAATCTGATTATCATTTTTTTTTTTACAAAAAAGTAAAATCTGATAATCAAATACTTTTTGTTACAACAAAAAACAACAACAAAAATTTAATATGAAGGTTCTTTAACAAAAAAGGAAATAACATTAAACTAAGAGCTTGATTGTTTTCAGTTTCTGAAATGGTTTCTGGCTTTTGTTTTTTGAAAAACTATTTTTTTTTGCCAATCAAGATTTTGGAAAAAATGATTCCCTAAAATCTAGGAAAACTAGTTTTTGAAATAACCACCTATTTTTACACAAAAACCAAAAGTTATGTTTTTTAGATTATGGCCAACGTAAGTTCTTTTATTCATTATTTTCTTTTACAATCTTTTATTTTTAAATTTTTTTTATAGTTATTCCATGTTTATCTCCTTTCTCAATTCCCACACATTTGTTTTACCATTATGTTATCAATTAAACTATCCAATAAATCACTAAAATGAAAAAAATGAAAAATAAAATTATAATTTATTTAGAATGAAAAATGGTGGATGATTATATTCATGTAGTTTCGAGTTCCACAAAAATATTTTTTAAAAATTAAGTTATTGGAGTTTTGTTTAGCTAAATTAGTTTTATAATTATGTAAATAATATTTCATACTATTAAATTAATTATAACTGCTAATTATAAGAATTATACATTTATTAAATAGTCATTCTATTTTTACCATATTTTAAATTTTAAATATTTTTATTTTGTTTTACTATATTAGCTACTAATTGTTTATTGTTTTGAAGATATATAATTAAAGTTATTTTAAATATAGCTATTAGTTTTTATTCGATAATATATTTTAAAACTTTTAATATAAGTTTATTTATTTTAGTGATAATAAAAAAATTTGTTTTTAATGGTGTGTAGAAGAAAAAATTTATATTTATAATATATTTTAGTTCAAAAAACAAAAACCAAAATCTAATGTCACCAATCAAGCTTTTTGAAAAACTAAAATCTACAGAAAATTCAAAAACTAAAAACTAAAACCAAAATCTAAAAACTAAAATCTAAAAACCATGCAAACAATCATCACCTAAATTACTTCTATTGCGATGTTAACTTAAGTTGAGACCGGCCCCGTCACCGTCTTCTTCTGCGTGAAAACAACAAAAATCAAATAAAACAAAAAAAAGAGAGAGACTGTTCTCTTCCGTCCGAGAAAACCGATCATAGTACGAAGGATTACTCAAAGATCGGTGGTGATGCAGAGGACAAGGAGACGATGCGAAGGCACCGCCATGGGCGCCACCGTCTTCGATCTCCGACCCGGCGTCGGCATCGGACCTTTCTCCATCGGTATTCGATTCTCTCAAATTCTCTTTCTGCTCTAGTTTTTCGAATTCGAGAATCACTTGATCATCTCGCCTGCGTATATTGGACTTGGAAGATAGAAATTGATTTGCGATCGTCGATTGCGTGTTCCTTATTGAGTTCGATAATAATAATACTGTAGTATTAGCTAACGTCGTCTTAGTTCATGGNAAAATCGTGGTGTTGTTTTTCAGGAATGCCGATTTGTGATGCATTTGCGCAAATAGAGCAGCAGCCTAACATATATGATGTTGTTCATGTTAAATACCACGACGAGGTTTGTTACTTATGAGACTCATTCACTGTTTATTTCATCCAAGTGTTATATCTTATAAATTTTGTTGGATTCTCCATGATTCCTTTGGCTTGCGCAGGATCCTCTGATACTGGATATTGTTATTAGCTTTCCGGATCATGGTTTCCATCTTCGGTTTGATCCATGGTCTCAGGTACTAGATGATGCTGTGGTTGATACCTTCTTTTTTTTTTTTTTTTTTTTTTTTTTTTTTTTTTTTTTTTTTTTTTTTTTTTTTTTTTTTTTTTTTTTTTTTTTTTTTTTTTTTTTTTTTTTTTTTTTTTTATCAAACCAACTAGACTACTTTACAAATCTATTATGCTTCAACTATTCAAGTGTGGAAACCGATATCCTCATTATTTGACTAGTTTTAAGTGGAGTATTCAGTTTACTCTTCTTTTATTTGTTATAAACTCTAGCTTGGTTATTGTTCTTCCATATTTGATTTGTTTGCAGAGGTTACGCTTGGTTGAGATATATGATGTCAAGCGGCTTCAGATGCGTTACGCCACTTCTACGATTGGGTGAGTTAAAAAAATTATGACTTTGGTGTAGTTTACTCATGTGATGATCTGTGCACTCCTTGTACTTCAGGGGATCAACTCTGGCGACGTTTGTGGCTGTTTATGCACTTTTTGGACCGACCTTTCCTGGGATTTATGATAAACAAAGAGGGGTTTATTCTCTCTTCTACCCGGTGAGCAACAAATAAATATACGGGTCTCACTCTTCTTCCATATATGTTTGAATTTGTTCTGTCGATGCTTAACGTTTATTTAACTATGGCAGGGGCTATCCTTCCAGTTTCCGATTCCCAACCAGTACACGGACTGCTGCCATGATGGAGAAGGTATGTTTTTCTCCGGGTTCAAGAGAAATTCAGTTTATGTTTCTTTGTCTATTATATGACTTATCTTTCTATTCTATGAA is a genomic window containing:
- the LOC106306110 gene encoding zinc finger CCCH domain-containing protein 44 isoform X1 — translated: MKNQQKQLQRGASSRGEESSVRGIDLMRVDQCEEIDALSVPAPTVGGTVEQEAPVKRKRGRPPKAHAKTPLQTQPPLPLPLQTQPTPPLPLQTQPTPPLPLQTQPPPPPPPLQTQPPPLQTQPPPPPPITRKDDKEEDVCFICFDGGDLVLCDRRNCPKAYHPACINRDEAFFRTTAKWNCGWHICSKCQKSSSYLCYTCTFSVCKRCVADADYVFVRGNMGLCGTCIKPIMLIENIGQGDVQAVKVDFDDKLSWEYLFKVYWLCLKEELSLTVDELMRAYNPWKEVPYTAPKVELRNDHTRNNVYSSGSSALDAAENGIKRRKTSDSSTLPSKLDAKNPSNTPKKRPGDTNWATKELLEFLSFMRNGDTSVISQFDVQGLLLDYINKKNLRDPHQESQVICDLMLVKLFGKQRVGHIEMLKLLESHFLIQEKPKDEKTTNGETTHAVPSQVVEDIGHDPPVRDRRRKMHRKTVGRVQNENLDAYAAIDVHNINLIYLRRKFLETLLDDINKVHEKVVGTILRIKVSGSDQKLDIHRLVQVVGTSKAAATYQLGAKTTDVMLEILNLEKREVISIDQLSDQNVTEDECKRLRQSIKCGLNKRLTVGDILKTATTLQAMRINEALEAEILKVKHLRDQASEKGHRKELRECVEKLGLLESPEHRQRLLQEVPEVHTDPSMDPSHPSAEDAVLGTRKQDNHIKAPSKGPKKKGNILNKLGNNAQTKYDAPVLRSRKAVNVTKKDDCSKVHNNSSDIQESGKDDEESEIWHYRDPTGKTQGPFSMGQLRRWKSSGHFPPYLRIWKAHENQDESVLLTEALAGRFDKATTSPSSSLLPQELKLSQHDSGRTGVDGDCLQKNLTPVSNSAASSSSSTVSALPNDPKEKQVATLLPCSGKVKDGNSVRSQPQVSCPASMSVVPGHVVSPDARATSGADGKTVEEGTNGGSVHAPNLNQEIHVPEDLEAQAAETIQSLSSCVLVKGTSGVTWSTTTTTTTDAVTTTSSVMVTGGQLPQVTHQNAVVSAAPSVKPIDLAADHATATQTSDNTQVAHSSGWPAIVADPDECDESVSDLLAEVEAMEQNGLPSSPTSTFHYDDDDLTKGPEKDFFNPVARMSLTPESCRMNTSQPSILDNVSTGKSSMGTESKDNTLFNHCGTAGPELLLFAPPAPSSVSQDLTLTTTALRLGSETTVKAGSVERLPKSLSGVSLEPSPRSSSLHDSPRGNTERSPRGNGSHQRRSGGHSRDRQWWNNGHNTSVNNNSHNNRQWPNSSRHGYDHGSGSYTAHPPKGLKICKFYESGNCKKGASCSFWHP